The following proteins are encoded in a genomic region of Clostridium kluyveri:
- a CDS encoding NAD(P)-dependent malic enzyme has translation MSDLRERALKFHSENQGKIALKCKVPVKNKEDLTLAYTPGVAEPCLEIKKDESKIYEYTSKGNWVAVVTNGTAVLGLGDIGAGAGMPVMEGKCVLFKAFAGVDAFPICLDTKNVHKIVEAVKLMEPTFGGINLEDIKAPECFEIEDELKKISNIPIFHDDQHGTAVVSSACIINALKIVNKEFSSIKVVINGAGAAGTAITKLLLKMGVKDVVICDSKGTIYKGRTSGMNEYKEELADITNKSIVKGDLKEALKGADVFLGVSKANCVTEEMVKSMNVDPIVMAMANPNPEILPEAALRAGAKIVCTGRSDFPNQVNNVLAFPGIFRGALDVYASQINDEMKIAAAYAIADLVDKDKLLPEYVIPEAFDLRIAPKVAAAVAKAAIDTKVARNTDVTPEQVEQHTRNILGI, from the coding sequence ATGAGTGATTTAAGGGAAAGAGCCTTAAAATTTCATAGTGAAAATCAAGGCAAAATTGCATTAAAATGTAAAGTACCTGTAAAAAATAAAGAGGATTTGACTCTTGCATATACTCCAGGAGTAGCAGAGCCTTGTCTGGAAATTAAAAAAGATGAAAGTAAAATATATGAATATACTTCCAAAGGGAATTGGGTAGCGGTAGTTACAAATGGAACAGCGGTACTTGGCCTTGGAGATATAGGAGCTGGGGCGGGAATGCCTGTTATGGAAGGAAAATGTGTATTATTTAAGGCCTTTGCCGGAGTTGATGCTTTTCCTATATGTCTGGATACAAAAAATGTACATAAAATTGTAGAGGCTGTAAAGTTGATGGAGCCAACCTTTGGAGGAATAAACTTAGAAGACATAAAAGCACCGGAATGCTTTGAGATAGAGGATGAATTAAAGAAAATAAGTAATATTCCCATATTTCATGATGACCAGCATGGCACTGCAGTAGTTTCTTCTGCCTGTATTATAAATGCACTAAAAATTGTGAATAAGGAATTTTCCAGTATAAAGGTAGTGATAAATGGAGCAGGTGCAGCAGGCACTGCTATTACAAAGCTTCTTTTGAAAATGGGAGTAAAGGATGTAGTAATTTGTGACAGCAAGGGTACAATATACAAAGGAAGAACTTCAGGAATGAATGAATATAAAGAAGAACTTGCAGATATAACCAATAAATCCATTGTAAAGGGAGATTTAAAAGAGGCATTAAAAGGGGCAGATGTATTTTTAGGAGTATCTAAAGCTAATTGTGTTACTGAGGAAATGGTGAAGTCCATGAATGTAGATCCAATAGTAATGGCAATGGCAAATCCCAATCCTGAAATATTGCCAGAGGCTGCTTTAAGAGCAGGAGCTAAAATTGTGTGTACTGGAAGATCAGATTTCCCAAATCAGGTTAATAATGTACTGGCTTTTCCAGGCATATTCAGAGGGGCACTGGATGTTTATGCTTCACAGATAAATGATGAAATGAAAATAGCTGCAGCTTATGCCATAGCAGATTTGGTAGATAAAGATAAGCTTTTACCAGAATATGTTATACCAGAGGCTTTTGATCTTAGAATAGCTCCTAAAGTAGCTGCTGC